GGATCTCGGGAAAGACGTCGTAGTGGCTGCGGCCGAGGACCTCCCGGCCGACCAGGCCATAGTCCTCCAGCCAGCGGCGGCTCACGGCCACGTAGCGCATCCGGGTGTCCAGCATGGCGATGGCCGCCGGCGCGTGCTCGACGAAGAGGCGCAGCTGCACCTGCGCCTTCTCGGCCTCCGCGAGGCGGGCCGAGAGCTCCTCGGCCAGATCACGCAACGACTGCGTCTCGGCGAGCAGCTCTTCCCTGGATTTTTCGGCTTCCCGTGACATCCTCTTCCCTTGGACCAGACATGCTTGGCGGGCCGGCCGGCCGCCCATGAAAAACTGAGGCACGACCATCTCCCCTATAGCCCGGCTGACGCCAGGCTGCAATACAGGAAAGCCAGTAATAGTCTGTGCGCGCCATGTTTCGGCCGTCGCGGCAGGCGCGAGGGCAGGAGGGGAAGGCGAGGAGGAGAGGGGGGAGGCACCCGCCCTCCCCCCGCCGAGGGTCAGTCGGCCTCGGCAAGGGCCGCCGCGTCCGGCGCGCAATCGGGCCGGGGCAGGACGATGCGCACGATCTCATCGATGAGGAAGAGGTCCGTGAGCAGGGTGCGCAGATGCAGCGAGGCGTTCAGGTTGTCGATCAGCTGCGAGCTCAGGCGCGGCTGGACGCGCGCGAGATCCAGGGCCGCCAGGGCGCGCTCCGCGTCGCGTCCCAGAACGGGAAGGAAGGCCTCGTGCCGCGCCCGGGCCTCGTCCCCGTCCCCGCCGCCGTGCGCGACGAGCGCGGGGATCAGCGCGGCATAGGCGTCCTGCAGCCCTGCGGCGGCCGTGGAGGCGGAAGCGAGGAACTCGCGCAGCCGCGAGGCCTGCCCGCAGGCCTCGCCGTTCAGCCCCTGCGCCGCGTAGGCCAGCATGAACTCGTAGCACTCCTCCAGGACATCGCAGCGCGCGGCCAAATCGTTCGCCAGATCGTTCACCAAGTCGTTCGCCGGGTCGGGCGCCGTATCGTCCGTCACGTTCGTCATGCCTTTTCCTTCGCGCCGCGCGGCGCCTCGGCGGGCCACAGCTTGGGGTCGTGGTGCGCCAGATAGAAGTCGCGGTCCAGGGAGCCCACGACCATGGAGCGGGTCACGGCCCGCTCCTCGGGCCGGGCCGCGAAGTACACGTGCACGATCACCAGGGCCACCAGGGCCACGCCGGTGAAGCCGTGCAGCAGGTAGACGACGCCCCATGCGGCCTCGGAGAGGATGTAGGGATCGCGCGTGAAGAAGGGCGTGCGCACCTTGAACAGGAGGAGCACTCCCGTGGCGGCCATGGCCAGGCCGCAGGCGAGGATGGCCAGGTGGTAGAGCTTGTTCAGGAGCGCGTACTTCCCGGGCTTCCCGGGCGCGGGCCCCATGCCGCCGAAGGCGCGGCCGATGCCCCTGCCCGCATCGCGCAGGTCCCTGGCGTTCGGCCAGATGGAGGCGAAGTCCATGAAGAAGACGGCGTTGACGATGTGGAAGAGGATCGCCAGGACCAGCACCGTGCCTGCCATCCAGTGCAGGTTCACCCAGGCAAAGAGCAGGCCCGCCTTGGGCAGGAAGGCCGTCGCCAGCAGGGTCAGCATGGCCGCGGCCATGATCCAGTGGAACAGCCGGGCGGACAGGGAATGCCGCGCCACCCTGGCCGGGACGTGGACCGCGGCGGCCGCGTCCGTGCCCTCGCCGGGCGTCTGCCCGGCACGGCCGCGCGCCCAGAAGAGGTGCACCAGCGCGAAGCCGAGGCCGAGGCCCAGGGCCACCCGGAGCAGATCCCAGGCAACGTGCAGGGGAACGGATTGCTCCCAGGGGGTGTGTCCCCACGTGATCAGGTTCATGCCGCCTCCTTGCCGCCGCCGTGGCCGCGGCCTGTACCCAGTACGGCCCGGGCCACCAGGTTGCGCGCCAGGGCGACCTTGTAGCCGTTGTGCTGCAGGGGCTCGGCCCCCTGCGCCGCCATCGCGCCAGCGGTTTCGGCCGTGGCCGCGTCGCGCGCCTTGCCGCGCAGGAAGTCCTCCACGCGGGAAAGCCGCAGCGGCCGGGGCGCCACGCCGTTCAGCACGATGCGCGCGTCGCCGACCGCCCCGCCCCCGACCGCGGGCAGGAAGGCCGCGGCGATGTTCACCAGGGCGAAGTCCCAGACCTGGCGGTCGCGGACCTTCTCGAAATGGAAGTCCGCCCCGGCCCAGGTCCCGGGGATGCGCACCGCGGTCAGCAGGTCGCCCGGCCCCAGCACGGTCAGCCGCGTGATGTCGATCTCCGGGCCGACGAAGTAGTCAACCGCCGCCACCTCGCGCGTGCCCGTGACGCTGCGGATGACCATGCGCGCATCCAGCGCCGCCAGGGCCGGGGCCGTGTCCGAGGGATTGACCGTGACGCAGCGGCCGGCGCCGAAGACGGCGTGCTCGCGGTTCTGCCCCACGGGCGTGTCCGCGTAGCAGGTGTGGCCTCCGGCGCGGTAGCAGTCGAAGCCGCTGCGGTAGTACCAGCAGCGCGAGTCCTGCGAGGCGTTGCCGCCGAGGGTGCCGCGGTTCCTGATCTGCGGCGAGGCCGCCGCGCCCGCGGCCTGGGCGAGCAGGGAGAACTTCGCCCGCACCTGCGGGTGGCGCTCCACCTCGGAGAGCGTGGTCAGCGCCCCGATCTCGAGGCCGCCCTCCAAGGGCCGGATGCCGCGAAGCTCGTCGACCATGGAGAGGTCGACCACCACCTTGGGCCGCTTGATGCGGTCCTTGAACCAGTCCAGGCTGTCCTGCCCTCCGGCCATGGCCCAGGCGTCGGCCCCGTACTTGTCGAGCAGCCCCACCGCGTCGGCGGCGCCGGTCGGCCGGTAGAGCGCGAATTCGGGCATCACGTCGCGTATCGTCGCCATGTCGTACCTCCTCAGCCTGCCGTATGCGCGGACCGGCCAAAACGCCCGGACTCGAGAAAGTCCAGGACCGTGTCCGCGGTCACGGGCGCGCGCCTGAAGGCGTCGTCGCCCAGGGCGTCGCGCAGGGCGTTCAGCACCGCGGAGCAGGCGCCCGTGGTGGGCGGCTCGCCCACGCCGCGCGCGCCGATCGGCGTCTCGGGGTCCGGGATGCCAAGGGCATCCCAGCGCATGCGCTCGGGCGCGTCGAGGATCGTGGGCGGCCTGCTGTGGTAGAAGCGCTTGGCCAGCGGCAGGCCGTAGTGCGTGTCGTAGACCCAGCCCTGGCCGACGGCGTGGCCGATGCCGAGCATGGAGCGGCCGAGCAGCTGCCCGCCCAGGGCGCGCGGGTGCACGACCACGCCCACGTCCCCGACCACCAGGAAGTCGAGGATGCGGTACATGCCGGTGGCGCGGTCCACCTCCACCTCGGCGAAGCTGGCCACGTAGGAGAAGGTCCGGCCGTCGCGGCCGAAGGTGTCCTTGCCCACGGCCAGCAGGCCCTGCCCGGCCAGGGCCTGCACGGATGCCTTGGTCAGCCGGTTCAGCTCGTCGGGGAACTCGTGGCCGTCGTAGGCGCCGCCGAGCTGTACCGCGCGGGCCGCAGCCTCGGCGAAGCCCATGGCCTCCCCGCCCCCGCGGCGCAGCACGCGCCCGCCCGCGACCTCGTAGTCGTCCGGCGAGCCGCCGCGCGCCTTGGCCGCGATCTCGCAGAGCTTCTTCTTGGCGTCCAGGCAGGCGGCCAGGGCCGCGCGGGTCATGGCGTGGATGGTCTGGCTGCCGCCCGAGACGCAGGTCCAGGGCAGGTGCTTTCCCGTGTCGCCCCAGACGAGCTTGCAGCGTTCCCAGGGCACGCCGAGCGATTCGGCCACCACGCGGTGGGAGTCGCTCACGGATTCCGTGCCCAGGTTGCCGATACCGGACTGGATGCGCACCGTGCCGTCCGGCCGGATGACGAAGAGCCCGTCGTAGCCGGTGGACCCGGCCACAAAGCAGCCCAGGGACACGCCGAGTCCCCGGATCATGGAGCCCTTGTCCGCGCCGTCCCTGTTCTGGGCCGTTCGCTCCTGCCAGGCGAAGAGTTCGGCGCCGCGGTCCAGGGCCTGGCGCACGAAGGAGCTCGTGCAGTACGGGCGTTTTCCGTCCGGCCCCGGGGCCAGGAGCGGTGCCTTGCCCGCGGGCGCGTTCAGGCGGCGGATGGCCAGCTGGTCCATGCCGAGCCTGCGCGCGGCCTTGGCCATGAGCGTTTCCAGGAAGGCCACGCCCTGCAGTCCGCCCGGCGCGGTCTGGGAGACGTGGAAGGGGGTGTTGGTGAGCACGGAGAGGCCGCGCCAGCGCATGGCCTGCGGCTGGTAGAGGAGCGAGGTCACCATGCCTGCGGCCGCGGCGTCGTGGTTCTCCGCGTACGGGCCGTTGTCCTGGACCACGAAGAGATCCAGGGCCAGGAGGCGGCCCTCCCTGGAGAAGCCCGCCTTCATGCGGCCGTGCAGGCTCGGCCGCACGCCGCCGATGGCGTACTCGTCGTCGCGGCTTATGCGCATCATCACCGGCACGCCGGTCTTCTTCGCCAGCACGGCCGGGATGATCAGCTGGATGGAGGCGGTGATCTTGCCGCCGAAACCGCCGCCCGTGTACTCGCTGACGAAGACCACCTTGTCCGTGTCCACGTTCAGCCAGCGGGCGATGGCAGGCACGGTCTGCATGGTGCTCTGCGTGCCGGAGTGGATGAAGACCTTGCCGTTTTGCCAGTAGGCCAGGGTGGAACGCGTCTCCAGGGCTATGTGGTTGGTATTGGGCGTGGTGAAGCTCTCGTCCAGGACCAGGGCGGCGTCCGAAAATCCGGCGTCGAGGTCGCCGTAGCTCCACTCTCCCGCGGCCTTGCCCGTGGGCATGAGGCCGTCCGGAGCCTTTTTGAAGTCGTCGGAACTCCACTTGAGCTCGCGCACCTCGGCCTGCCCCTTTCCGGACTCGGACTTCATCCAGACGTTGCCGTCCGTGCGCGCGTTCGGTCCGCCGGGCTTCAGGCTCTCCAGGGGGTCGATGACGAAGGGCAGCGGCTCGAACTCGATCTCGATCTTCTCGATGGCCTCGGCGGCCGTGAGTTCGTCCACCGCGGCCACTGCCAGGACCGGCTCGCCCTGGTAGAGCGGCTCCATGGTCAGCCCGCGCTGCGTCCACTTGTCGGCCTTGATGACCGCGCCCGTGTCGGTCACGGCGTCGGCCGGGGCGGGCAGGTCGTCCACGGTGACCACGGCCTTGACCCCGGGCATGGCCAGGGCCGCGGAGGTGTCCAGGCGCTTCACGCGGGCGTGCGGCATGGGGCTCGTGAGGAGCCTGCAGTACAGCATGCCCTCGGCGCGGAAGTCCTCGGAGTACCTGGCGCTGCCCGTCAGCTTGGCGCGCAGGTCCGGGGTCGTGTAGTCCTTTCCGATGACGGAGAAGGGGGAAGCCAAGGGCTTTTCGGCCATGTCACGCCCTCCTCATGTATTCGGCGCCCCGCATGAGGCCGTTAAGGATCTTCTCGTAGTCCTGGCAGCGGCAGAGGTTGCCGGAGACGGCGCGGGCCAGCTCCGCCCGGGTGGGGTCCGGGTTGGCCTTCAGGAAGCCTGCCGCGGCCATGAGGAAGCCCGGTGCGCAGTAGCCGCACTGGAAGCCCTGTTCGTCGAGCACGCCCTGCTGCAGGGGATGGAGCGCGCCGCCGGGCGCGGACAGCCCTTCCACGGTCAGGATGCGCCTGCCCCTGACCGAATGGGTGAGGACGGAGCAGGAGTACTGCGGCACGTCGTCCACGAGCACGGTGCAGGCGCCGCATTCGCCGCGGTCGCAGCCGATCTTGGTGCCGGTCAGGCCGAGCTTGGAGCGCAGGGTCATGACCAGGGTCTCCTGGGGCATGACGTCCACGTGGCGCTGCCGACCGTTGACGTTCAGGGTGATCAGCCGTTCCACGCCGCCCGGCGAGGCCTTCTGCCCCGCCAGGGCGCTGCCGCGGAACATGCAGCCCGCCCAGGACACGGCCCCGGCCGCGATGACGCCCTTGATGAACGCCCGGCGCGAAAGCTTTTCGGGCGTTTTGTGCGCGCATGCCTCGTGTGCCATGATCCATGCCCCTCACGTCACGGGTTCACGACGGCGGCCGGGCCGGAACACATCCACCGGCCGGTCGCAGTTCACCATGTATATCCCTTGTACAGGGATTTTCACGGAGGTGGTAGCACGATCTTCTGGATGGATTGCCCGATCCTGCGAAACTTCGTGACCGTTCCGGCCGGGCGGAAAGGGCGCGGAAAGGGGGCGGAGAGCGAGGCGGAAGGAACGCGATGCGCTCCACCCGGGGCAGCCGCACGGGCGGCGGCAACGAAAAAGGGCTGCGACGAATGTCGCAGCCCTTTGAAAAGTGGCGTCCCCAAGGGGGTTTGAACCCCTGTTACCGGCGTGAGAGGCCAGTGTCCTAGGCCACTAGACGATGGGGACGCGGTCGATGCTCGCGCATCGGAAGGAGGCTTCTAGCTCCTTCGGCCGGGGATGTCAACACCCTTTTCCGCCGCGAAGGGCCGTTTTTTTCCGCAAGGCGTCTTCGCAGCCCCGCTCCGCCGTGCTAGGGGAAACGCTGATCGCCCGTCCGCCGACCGGCCGGGCGCGACTCCTCGCCCGAGCACGGAGGTTCCATGGTTTTCCGCCGCACGCCCCCCGGTCTCCATCCTGCCCGCCGCGCGACCCGCCTCGGGCGCGGCCCGGCACTCGCCCTCCTCGCCGTTCTCGCCGTTCTCGCCGTCGCGGGATGGGCGTTCCCGGCCCTGGCAGGGGACATCGTGGCCGACTGGGAGCAGGCCGCGCCCCCGGCCGCGCCCGAGCCCCGGGTCGTGCAGCTTGCGGGCGCGAAGGCGGCCCTGCTCGTGCTCGACATCGAGGAGCACACCTGCAACGCCGAGCGCAGGCCGCGCTGCCTCGAGACCGTACCGGCCATCACAGAGCTCGTGCGCCGCGCCCGCGCCTCCGGCATGCCCGTGATCCACAGCCTGGCCAGGAGCGGCACGCGGGAGGGCATACTGCCGTCCGTGGCCCCCCTGCCGGACGAACCGGTGATCCAGTCGAGCGTGGACAAGTTCTACAAGACGAAGCTCGCCGCCCTGCTCAAGGAGCGCGGCGTGAAGACCGTCGTCGTCACCGGCACGGCCGCCCACGGCGCGGTGCTGGCCACGGCCACCGAGGCCGCGGTGCGCGGCCTGGACGTGGTCCTGCCCGTGGACTGCATCTCGTCCGAGTCGCTCTACACCGAGCAGGCTGCGGTCTGGCTGCTGCACGAAGGGCCCGCCACCCGCGGGCGCCTCAAGCTCACCCGCGCGGCCATGATCGTCATGCCCGGCGAGCTGACCGCCGCGCCCTAGGCCTCGGACCGGGCGGGGCTCTCCGTCTGCTCCATGTCCGCGGCCACGGCGGGCAGGGGCAGCTCGATGAACACGGCAAGTCCGCCCCGCTCCCGGTTGGCGGCCCAGGCCCTGCCGCCGTGCGCCTCGGCCACGCGGCGCACGATGGACAGGCCGAGCCCGCTGCCCTCCTCGGCCCGCGGGCCGTGCGCAGCGCGCTCGAAAGGCTCGAAGATCCGTTCCAGATCCTCCCCGGCCACGCCCGGCCCCTCGTCGCGCACTGCGAGCAGGGCCCGCCCGCCGTCCTTCTCCACCCGTATGGTCACGGGCGGTCCGGCATGGACCAGGGCATTGCGCACCAGGTTGTCCAGGGCGCGCCTGAGCAGCACGGCGTCGCCGTGCACGGGCAGCTCTCCCGGGGCCTGCACGCGCACCGCGCCGGGTCCGGCCTCCTCGCCCGCGTCCCTGGCGGCGTGCGCCGCGAGCAACGTCAGGTCCACCAGCCCGCCCGGCCGCGCGGGCCCGGGCGCCGTCGCGTCGTCGAGGCGGGCCAGGTCGAGCATCTGGCCGCGCAGGGTGGTCAACGCCCTGTGCTCGCGCGACATGCGCGGCACGAGGCCGGGCACGTCGCCGCCCCTGCCGCAGAGCTCTATGGCCAGCCCCAGGCGCGAGAGCGGCCCGGCGAGCTCGTGCGAGACCTCGCGAAAGAGCCTGCGCTGCGTGTCCACCACGCGCGCGTCCGCCCGCCTGCGCTCGAGCAGACGGATGTTCTCGGCCTGCATGGCCCGCACCTTGTCCAGCAGCGAGGTAGTGAAGACCGCGGCCTGCAGCAGCAGGACCAGGGACACGGCGTGCCCCGGGCTGATGCGCGGCCCCAGGTGCAGGGCGCGATGCAGCACCGGCAGCAGCGGCAGAAGGAGCGCCAGCCCCCAGGCCACCAGGAAGAGGCGGGCCGGGGCGAAGCCGCGGCGCATGGCCTGCCGGCCCGCGAAGAGCGCGAGCAGCGGGATGAGCAGCGCCATGGAGAAGAAGATGTGGCGCATGGCGCCCTGCCTGCTCCAGACCGCCATGGGCAGGAGGAGCACGAAGGCGGCCATGAGCAGGCGCAGCACCAGGTCCACGCGGGGCGTGCGCCGCGCCGTGTGGATGAAGGAGCGGACGAGGCCGCACCAGCAGAAGAGCCAGCCGAGCGCCAGCACGCGGCCCGGCACGCCCACGTTCAGCTCGCCCAGGAAGGTCGCGCCGGTCACGTCGTCGAAGGCCAGGAAGAAGATGGCCCCCAGAAAGGCCAGCGAGGCCGCGTACCAGGCGTGGCCCGGCTCGCCCAGGAGCAGGCCGAAGAGGATGTTGACCGCGGCGATGAGCAGGAGCCCGCCGTAGAACATGCCGAGCGCCAGCCCCTTGTGCCCGACCTCGCGGGCGTGCAGCCGCTCGGCCACGAAACGCGGCGGGTGCTTGGGCATGTCCTGGCCCGCGCAGCGCACGAGGATGCTTCGCGGCGCGTCGTCGGGCAGATAGAACTCCACGAAGCGGCCCTGCGCCGTCTGCACGCGCGGGGAGGCGCCGCCCGCTCCGGGCAGAACCAGGGAGAAGCGCATGGCCACGGGGTTGGCCATCTCGAGGACCACGCCGCCCGGCGGCGGGGCCGTGACCATGCGCAGCAGGAACCAGGCGGCCGGGCTCTCGTTGATGGCCTCGAAGGCCTGGGGGCCGAAGGGGCTGAAGCGGTCCAGGCGGGAAAGGACCTCGGCCGGGGTGAGCCCGGCGCCGAAGTCCGGCATCCAGGCCACGTCCACCCATATGGGCGCGGACAGGGACGGCTCTGGCGGTCCGCCGAGGTCCGGCGCCCCGGCCCACGGCAGCCAGCACAGGACCACTGCCAGCGCGAGGCAGGCCAGCGCCGCGGCCGTGGGCATCCGGCTGGTGCGCCGGACGGCGCGGGCGGCCTCGGGCATGGCGTTCTCAGTGCCCGCGGCAGAAAAGATAGCCCGAGCCGCGCACGGTCCGGATGTACTCGCCGCCGTCCGGTCCCTTGCCGAGCTTGCGGCGCAGGTTGCAGACGTGCATGTCCACGTTGCGGTCGTAGGGGATGTGGGGACGGCCCAGCACCTGCTGCGCGATCTCCTCGCGCCCCACGGCCTCGCCCGCGCGCCGCATGAGCAGTTCGAGCAGGGCGAACTCGGCCGAGGTGGCCGTTATCTCCTCCTCTCCCCGCCACAGCCGCATGGTGCCGGGATCCAGGCGCACGCCGCACATCTCCAGGGGTTTGTTCGCGGGCGCGGCCGGTGCGGCCGCGCGACGCAGGATGGCCCGGATGCGGGCGGCCAGCTCGCGCGTGCTGAAGGGCTTGGCGAGATAGTCGTCCGCCCCCATCTCCAGGCCCAGGACGCGGTCGAGCTCGCCGTCCCGGCCCGTGAGCATGAGCACGGGCGGCCCCCCCTCCCCGCGTATCCTCCGCAGGACCTCGAAGCCGGTCAGCCCGGGCAGGTTCACGTCCAAGAGCACGATGTCGTGCTCGCCGCCGAGCGCCATGTCCAACCCCGCCTTGCCGTCGTAGGCGGCATCGAGGTGCATGGCCTCGCCGGACAGGCTCTGTCCCACCAGTCCGCAAAGCTCTTCGTCGTCGTCGATCATCAATACGGGGATCATGGCCTTTCCTCGGGCGGTCTGCGCCCTCCTGGAGTTCACCACTCACGCACAGCAAATTCAACGCCATTCCACCCTGCCCGCAGGTCAGGAAATGTCAAGCAGGGTCGACTTTCGTCCACGTCTCGGGACAGTTTCAAACAATACAAGACGAAAAACTGACCGTAACAGCGACACTGGCTGCATGATGCAGCAGTGTTGGCAGCATTTTCTCCCGCCAAAAGAATGATGATGAGTCTACCTGCTGCCATACCACGCCCCATTCGGAGGATGCTGTTATGCTGTACATGGTCGACGAAAAAGAAATCACGTCTCTTCTTGCAGATGGAGACAATACTTCATGGGCATATTTCATGAAGAACTATTCGTCAATCATCAGCAAGACAATCCGCATGACAGCCGACAAGTACGGCCGGGCGAACGACGCCGCCGACACGTCCGACATCTTCCAGGACGTCATGCTCCGGCTGGTGGCCCGCGGCGGGCACCTGCTGCGCAGCTTCGACCCCTCCCGCGGATCGCTGCGCACCTGGCTGGCCGTGGTGGCGCGCTCCGTGACCCTGGACGCCCTGCGCCGCCGTCCCTCGCGCGAGGTGTCCGTGGACGAGACCTTCTTCGAGCTGACCCCCGCGCCCGTGGCGCGGGAGAACGAGCCGGGACGCACCCCCCTCTTCCCCCACCCGGCTCTCAGCACCCGGCAAAATCAGGTCATGGGCATGATCTTCGACCGCGACATGGATGTCCGCGAAGTGGCCGGGCTTCTCGCCGTGGGCGAGCAGACCGTGCGCAGCCTGAAGCACCAGGCCCTGACCCGGCTGCGCGGCATGGTCGCCCAGCCCGCCTAGCCTGCTGCCGGAAAAGTCCCGTCCCTGTCTCCCGGGGACGGGGCGGCCGTCCTCCCCCACCCCCCCGGACGACCGTCCCTTCCCCTCGAGAAAGCGAATCCGGGCGGCGCGAGAACGCGCCGCCCGGAAATTTTTTCCCCCCCGCCCCAGCCTTCCGACAGGGACGCGGGGGAAATTCTTGCCGTCCTCCCCGTCCGGGAAGCGTCTAGCTGCTGCTCGAAAGCTGGTCGATGTAGCTGGAGAGCGAGCTCTGGATGCTCGAATAGTTGGACAGGGTCGTGTCCAGGTTCGCGAACTGGGTCTTCAGGGTCGACTGCTTGAGCTCGAGACGCCGCTCCTCGTTGGAGAGCTGGGTCTCGATGTTGTCGATGATGTCCTCGTAGTTGTTCTTGATGATGTTCAGCGTGCCGTTGGTCGAGTCGGTCATCTGATCCAGGAGGTTGATCATCTCCGGGATCTTGCCCTGCTTGATGTTGACCTCGCCCGTGTGGCTGCCTTCGGACTTGTCGTTGATGCGGATGGCGAGGCCGCCTTCGTCCTCGCCCTGCATGCCGGTGATCTCCCAGTTGCCCGAGATCTTGGCCGGATGGCCGTTGATGGTGGCGCCGCTGAGCGCGCCGTTGGAGACCGTGTAACTGATCAGGTAGTTGCCGGGCTTGGTCGTGCCGTCGATGTGCGAAACGTAGCTGACCTCGGGGGAGACCGACTCGCCGATGCCGTCGGCGGAGAAGAGGTTGGCCACGGCCGTGGGGTCGGTGGACAGGGCCTCGTCCAGCGCGTCGTCGTCGATGGTCAGGAGGCCGGCATTCTCGGAATCCTCGTCGGCCTCGGTCAGGATGCCGAGCTGGGAGAGGCTCGTGTACAAGTCGCCCAGGCCCGTGTCGCCGTCGTAGTAGGAGAAGCCGATGGCCGAGCTTCCTGTCAGGTCCTTGAACTGCTGGGCCACCATCTGCAGACCGTAGTTGCCCGTGAGCAGGGAGCCGGTCACGGTGTTGCTCGTGTCGTCGCTGCTCGTGGAACCCGTGGCGCTGCCAACGTCGCCGGTGGTGTCGACCTTGGACAGGTTCAGGATGCTGGTCCTGATGGCGTTCACCTGGTCCACGAAGTCCTGGATGTTCTGCTTCACGGCATCCGTGTCCGTGGCCACGGTGATCTTGATGCCGTTCGTGTCCGTGACGTCCTTGAGCGAGAGCGTCAGGCCGTCGACGACGCCGTCCAGGGTGTTGCTGTCGGACTCGATCCACTTGTCGGCCGCCGACGGGAAGCCGTCGACCTTGACCTGGGAGTTCTGCGCGTTCTGCGTCCGCTCGAAGGCGTCCGGGGCGAAGCCCGGCACGGTACTGGACGTGACCTCCACCACGTTGTCCGCGCCGAGGTCCATGCCGCGCAGCTGCAGGTAGTAGTTCGAGCCGTCGTACAGGAGCTTGGCGCGCACGTTGCCGCTCAGGTCCGGGTTGTTGGAGATGAGGCTGACCAGGCCGTCGGCCGTGGTCCCGGCTGGCACGTCGATGGTGTATTCCGTGCCCGCGTAGGAGATGGTCATGGTCGCGTCCGAGCTGGTGATGGCCGCGGAGGTG
This sequence is a window from Desulfovibrio sp. X2. Protein-coding genes within it:
- the fliD gene encoding flagellar filament capping protein FliD is translated as MSDSTSSTSSSSGISSQYWSGQISFSGLGSSGTDFSSVIEQLMAVESYRKDEMESWESTWQDKVDALDALNESMVNLKTWLTDYDSPDKFLTKTAASTDSDALSATADAEAEEGTHTIIVNQLAQNDILVASGAPISDTSAAITSSDATMTISYAGTEYTIDVPAGTTADGLVSLISNNPDLSGNVRAKLLYDGSNYYLQLRGMDLGADNVVEVTSSTVPGFAPDAFERTQNAQNSQVKVDGFPSAADKWIESDSNTLDGVVDGLTLSLKDVTDTNGIKITVATDTDAVKQNIQDFVDQVNAIRTSILNLSKVDTTGDVGSATGSTSSDDTSNTVTGSLLTGNYGLQMVAQQFKDLTGSSAIGFSYYDGDTGLGDLYTSLSQLGILTEADEDSENAGLLTIDDDALDEALSTDPTAVANLFSADGIGESVSPEVSYVSHIDGTTKPGNYLISYTVSNGALSGATINGHPAKISGNWEITGMQGEDEGGLAIRINDKSEGSHTGEVNIKQGKIPEMINLLDQMTDSTNGTLNIIKNNYEDIIDNIETQLSNEERRLELKQSTLKTQFANLDTTLSNYSSIQSSLSSYIDQLSSSS